In Streptomyces rapamycinicus NRRL 5491, the genomic stretch ATCTTCTGACTGGTCCTGCTGTGGTGGCCGGTCCTCGTCCCGCTCGGTCGTCCGGACCTGCCCGGCGGTGCCGTCGCGCCGATCGCGCCCGGCCCGCTCGCTCTCGATCAGCTCGTTCAGCCAGCGCACCTCGCGCTCCACCGACTCCATTCCGTGTCGCTGCAGCTCGAGGGTGTAGTCGTCCAGGCGCTCGCGGGTACGGGCCATGGCGGCGCGCATCTTGTCCAGGCGCTCCTCCAAGCGGCTGCGCCGCCCCTCCAGCACCCGCATCCGAACGTCTCGTGACGTCTGGCCGAAGAAGGCGAACCGGACACCGAAGTGCTCGTCCTCCCAGGCGTCCGGCCCGGTGTGGGAGAGCAGCTCCTCGAACCGCTCCTTGCCCGCCGCCGTGAGCCGGTAGACGATCTTCGCCCGGCGGCCGGAGAGGGGCGCCGCGAGGGCGTCCGGGGAGGTGCTGCCGGATTCCTCGATCAACCAGCCGTTGCCGACCAGCGTCTTGAGGCAGGGATAGAGGCTGCCGTAGCTGAACGCGCGGAACACCCCGAGTGAGGTGTTGAGCCGCTTCCGCAGCTCATATCCGTGCATCGGTGACTCGCGCAGCAGGCCGAGAACGGCGAACTCCAGGACGCCTGAGCGTCTGCTCATTCCCCGCCTCTCCTCTCCTCCGGGCCCGCTATGTCGAGCTGATGTATCGACTCGATACATCAAGACGATAGAACCGTGCGCGGGAAGGGACAAGAGGGACCACGGTGAACGCCGTCACATCACCAATTCGAGACACTCAATCTGACGGTTATGGAGTGAAGGTGGCGGCTGGGCGGGTTTTGACCGTGCGTACTCTGTTCGCCATGCAGACCTATGGGAACCAAGTGACGCCGCGATGCGTCCTCGTCCCGGATGCAGTGCGTCCGGTTGCCTGGTGCGACCGGATCGCACATTGGGGGGACCGGAAGCCATCTGCCGCTTTCAGGCGATAGCGCCTGCCCGAGGAGAAGTCGTTCCATGAGCGAGCACCGTCGCAAGCCGCCGCAACCCCAAGGCGGCGGACGAGCAGCGGCCCGGCGAGCCGGACAGCAGTCGTCCGGCCGCCGCGCAGCACCGACGCACAACGCCGCAGCCGGGTCGGGCGCCACCCCGCAGGGGGAAGAGCGCCCTTACGGTGGCCGCGCGGCGGCCCGCAGGGCCGCCCAACGCAGCGGTGGCCGTAGACGAGGATCCGAGGCGAGCGCGGCCGGCGCGGGCCCCGGCGGTCGCGGAGGCGGCCGACGGGGGACCGGCGGCGGCCGCGGACGTGGTCCGGGGGGCGATGGGCCCCCCGGCAAGAAACGCTTTATCGACTACCCGCGCGGCGGGCGGTCGGGGTTCCGGCGCTGGGTGCCGTCCTGGAGGCTGGTGACGGGAACCTTCATCTTCTTCTTCGCGGTGCTGCTCGGCGCCGTCGGCATAGGGCTGTGGCTGGTGGAGGTGCCGACCGCCCAGGCCGCCTCCCAGACCCAGAAGAACGTGTACTACTGGGCGGACGGCAAGCAGATGGTGGTCTCCGGCGGTGGTGACCTCAACCGCCAGATCGTCCCCCTCAGCAAGATCCCCAAGTCCATGCAGAACGCGGTGATCTCCGCGGAGAACGCCA encodes the following:
- a CDS encoding PadR family transcriptional regulator, producing MSRRSGVLEFAVLGLLRESPMHGYELRKRLNTSLGVFRAFSYGSLYPCLKTLVGNGWLIEESGSTSPDALAAPLSGRRAKIVYRLTAAGKERFEELLSHTGPDAWEDEHFGVRFAFFGQTSRDVRMRVLEGRRSRLEERLDKMRAAMARTRERLDDYTLELQRHGMESVEREVRWLNELIESERAGRDRRDGTAGQVRTTERDEDRPPQQDQSEDADGPPRHRGGSRPDPSDDTAK